One stretch of Commensalibacter melissae DNA includes these proteins:
- the purL gene encoding phosphoribosylformylglycinamidine synthase subunit PurL yields the protein MSKIQKLVVNEALAKQFGLSADEYQKVLSIMGRTPSLTELGIFSVMWSEHCSYKSSRAWLRNLPTEAPWVIHGPGENAGVVDIGEGLAAVFKMESHNHPSFIEPYQGAATGVGGILRDVFTMGARPIANLNALRFGSPDNPQTRHIVDGVIRGIGGYGNCVGVPTVGGEVNFHESYNGNPLVNAMAVGIARKDRIFLSAAAGVGNPVIYVGSKTGRDGIHGATMASAEFDEDSASRRPTVQVGDPFVEKLLIEACLELMATDAIVAIQDMGAAGLTSSAVEMAGKGGVGIELDLDHVPQREDQMTAYEMMLSESQERMLMVLRADRTEIAKQIFEKWELDFAIIGHLTDTGRIVIKHHNQTEADIPLASLADEAPLYKRPSSNYPAPQPIASLNITIDIEKSVIKLLGCADLASRSWIWDQYDSTIGGQTVYRPGQGDAAVVKVDGHHLGLALTTDCTPRYCQADAYQGGAQAVAEAWRNITAVGAKPLAITDNLNFGNPEKPEIMGQIIAAIEGMKDACNALDFPVVSGNVSLYNETRNAQNENVSVLPTPAIGGLGVIEDVSKSLGIALQKNYKLVLIGKTEGHLGQTLWLREIMGQEAGYPPPVDLNIERLNGDFVRTIINQGLVSACHDVSDGGLLISIAEMAMAGNTGCTLDVPESGMRPEAYWFGEDQGRYIVMTSDADLIISKAKEQGVAARLIGYTGGDSLVMPSGAMITIARMKAASKSFFENLMKV from the coding sequence ATGAGTAAGATACAAAAATTGGTTGTAAATGAAGCTTTGGCAAAACAGTTCGGTTTATCTGCTGATGAATATCAGAAAGTCTTGTCTATCATGGGGCGTACACCCAGCCTGACCGAATTGGGTATTTTTTCGGTCATGTGGTCAGAACATTGCTCTTATAAATCTTCCCGTGCATGGTTAAGAAATCTTCCGACAGAAGCTCCATGGGTTATTCACGGTCCAGGTGAGAATGCTGGTGTTGTCGATATTGGCGAGGGTTTGGCGGCGGTTTTTAAAATGGAAAGCCATAATCATCCCTCTTTTATTGAACCTTATCAAGGTGCGGCAACAGGTGTTGGTGGTATCTTGCGTGATGTGTTTACCATGGGTGCACGACCGATTGCCAACCTGAACGCTTTACGATTTGGTAGCCCCGATAATCCCCAGACTCGTCATATTGTGGATGGAGTGATTCGTGGTATTGGAGGATATGGAAATTGTGTGGGTGTTCCTACGGTCGGTGGAGAAGTCAATTTTCATGAAAGTTATAACGGCAATCCGCTTGTCAATGCAATGGCGGTTGGAATTGCAAGAAAAGACCGTATATTTTTATCAGCTGCAGCTGGAGTAGGTAACCCTGTAATTTATGTTGGTTCCAAAACGGGTCGTGATGGCATTCATGGGGCAACAATGGCTTCTGCGGAATTTGATGAGGATTCAGCATCAAGGCGGCCTACCGTCCAGGTTGGAGATCCATTTGTTGAAAAATTGCTGATTGAGGCCTGTCTAGAATTAATGGCAACGGATGCCATTGTTGCCATCCAAGATATGGGTGCTGCTGGTCTGACCTCATCGGCTGTGGAAATGGCCGGAAAGGGTGGTGTCGGTATTGAGCTGGATTTGGATCACGTTCCGCAACGTGAAGACCAGATGACAGCATATGAAATGATGCTTTCCGAAAGTCAGGAAAGAATGCTTATGGTCTTGCGTGCAGATCGAACGGAGATTGCCAAGCAAATTTTCGAAAAATGGGAGTTGGATTTTGCCATTATTGGACATCTGACGGATACGGGACGTATTGTTATCAAACATCATAATCAGACAGAAGCTGATATTCCCCTTGCATCCCTGGCTGATGAGGCACCACTTTATAAACGACCATCCTCCAATTATCCTGCACCACAACCTATCGCGTCTTTAAATATTACTATCGATATTGAAAAATCCGTCATAAAGTTGCTGGGTTGTGCCGATTTGGCATCCCGTTCCTGGATATGGGATCAATATGACAGCACGATTGGTGGTCAGACAGTCTATCGTCCAGGGCAAGGTGATGCAGCGGTGGTAAAGGTTGATGGTCATCATTTAGGTCTTGCGTTAACAACAGACTGTACACCCCGTTACTGTCAAGCCGATGCTTATCAGGGTGGAGCGCAGGCTGTTGCCGAAGCATGGCGCAACATTACCGCAGTAGGTGCCAAACCACTGGCAATAACCGATAATTTAAATTTTGGTAATCCGGAAAAACCTGAAATAATGGGACAAATTATTGCTGCTATTGAAGGTATGAAAGATGCCTGTAACGCACTAGATTTTCCTGTTGTCAGTGGAAATGTTTCACTTTACAATGAAACACGTAATGCACAAAATGAAAATGTATCGGTATTGCCTACACCTGCCATTGGTGGTTTAGGTGTTATTGAAGATGTTTCAAAATCATTGGGTATCGCTTTACAGAAAAATTACAAACTTGTTCTAATCGGTAAGACGGAAGGTCATTTGGGTCAAACGCTATGGCTCAGGGAAATTATGGGACAAGAGGCAGGTTACCCACCACCTGTTGATTTAAATATCGAACGTCTCAATGGTGATTTTGTTCGCACCATTATTAACCAGGGACTAGTTTCAGCTTGTCATGATGTATCTGATGGTGGTCTTCTTATTTCAATTGCTGAAATGGCAATGGCAGGAAATACCGGTTGCACGCTTGATGTTCCTGAAAGTGGTATGCGACCAGAAGCCTATTGGTTTGGTGAAGATCAGGGACGTTATATTGTCATGACTTCTGATGCCGATTTAATTATATCAAAAGCAAAAGAACAGGGTGTTGCCGCAAGATTAATAGGGTATACTGGTGGGGATAGCCTTGTCATGCCATCAGGTGCCATGATTACAATTGCAAGAATGAAAGCTGCGTCCAAGTCCTTCTTTGAAAATTTAATGAAAGTTTAA
- the purQ gene encoding phosphoribosylformylglycinamidine synthase subunit PurQ codes for MKIGIVVFPGTNRERDVVIAFEQVTGVTPVIVWHRETTLPSLDMIVLPGGFSYGDYLRCGAMAAHSPIMKEICDFANKGGYILGICNGFQILTEAKLLPGALLPNASLRFLSRDCHLKIERNDTAFTCGWNKGDVFKTATAHGDGNYFCDSETLRQLEAEGQIAFRYSSANGIVNPEDRQLNPNGSINAIAGIVSLNGRICGMMPHPEDMVNPLMGSEDGKPLFQGIMETLA; via the coding sequence ATGAAAATAGGTATCGTTGTTTTTCCAGGTACCAATCGTGAGCGAGATGTTGTGATTGCCTTTGAACAGGTAACGGGTGTAACTCCCGTTATCGTTTGGCATCGTGAAACAACTTTACCTTCTTTGGATATGATCGTTTTGCCTGGTGGATTTAGTTATGGGGATTATTTGCGTTGTGGTGCAATGGCGGCGCATTCACCAATAATGAAAGAAATCTGTGATTTTGCGAATAAAGGGGGATATATTCTTGGAATTTGTAATGGTTTTCAGATTTTGACAGAGGCCAAATTACTTCCCGGTGCTTTGCTACCGAATGCAAGCCTAAGATTTTTATCTCGTGATTGTCATTTAAAGATTGAACGAAATGATACCGCTTTTACATGCGGGTGGAATAAAGGTGATGTTTTCAAGACAGCAACTGCGCATGGAGATGGAAATTATTTTTGTGATTCAGAAACATTAAGACAGCTTGAAGCAGAGGGACAGATTGCCTTCAGATATAGCTCAGCAAATGGAATTGTAAATCCGGAAGATAGACAGTTAAACCCAAATGGCAGTATTAATGCCATAGCTGGTATTGTAAGTTTGAATGGAAGAATCTGTGGAATGATGCCTCACCCTGAAGATATGGTGAATCCCTTAATGGGAAGTGAAGATGGGAAACCTTTATTCCAGGGTATTATGGAGACCTTGGCTTGA
- a CDS encoding Rap1a/Tai family immunity protein, with product MSIGKKILFTVSGIALLMACANTTVQAQRVSKVKAADFLQLCQKSQTVRACNIYISGIADSVAFSKVYAKNEGDPKAPAGFCIDPSVSGNEMRQKVIDYMKAHPDQLNQPAGATVFSALHESYPCKNASVGVR from the coding sequence ATGAGTATAGGTAAGAAAATATTATTTACTGTATCCGGTATCGCTTTGTTAATGGCTTGCGCAAATACAACAGTGCAGGCGCAAAGAGTGAGTAAAGTTAAAGCTGCCGATTTTCTGCAATTATGTCAAAAATCACAGACGGTTAGGGCATGTAATATTTATATTAGCGGTATTGCTGATTCTGTTGCATTTTCAAAAGTCTATGCCAAAAATGAAGGCGATCCCAAGGCACCGGCCGGTTTTTGCATTGATCCTTCCGTATCTGGCAATGAAATGCGTCAAAAAGTTATTGATTATATGAAGGCACATCCAGATCAATTGAACCAGCCAGCAGGAGCGACTGTCTTTAGTGCTTTGCATGAATCTTATCCATGTAAAAACGCATCTGTTGGGGTAAGATAA
- the purS gene encoding phosphoribosylformylglycinamidine synthase subunit PurS, which produces MKLRLIIQLKQGVLDPQGKAINHALHNLSFNEVKDVRVGRVVDLELSEMSVSEAKKKAIEMAQNLLANNVIEDFEVEVLS; this is translated from the coding sequence ATGAAATTACGTTTGATTATTCAGTTGAAACAGGGTGTGCTCGATCCACAAGGTAAGGCGATTAACCATGCATTGCATAATCTGTCTTTTAATGAAGTAAAAGATGTACGCGTTGGACGTGTAGTTGATCTTGAATTATCTGAAATGTCAGTAAGTGAAGCCAAAAAAAAGGCAATAGAAATGGCTCAAAATTTATTGGCCAATAATGTTATCGAAGATTTTGAAGTCGAGGTTTTATCATGA
- the purC gene encoding phosphoribosylaminoimidazolesuccinocarboxamide synthase: protein MTRRRKIYEGKAKILYEGPEPGTIVQYFKDDATAGNGAKKGTITGKGVLNNRISEYLMLQLAEINIPTHFIRRLNMREQLVKSVEIIPLEIVVRNVAAGSIVKRLGLDEGKKLPRPIVEYYLKNDELNDPLVLEDHITTFNWATLQEMDEIVSYTLRINDFLRGLFAGIGIKLIDFKLEYGRLWKDDEFHIVLADEISPDNCRFWDMASGEKLDKDRFRRDLGKVEEAYQEIAKRLKIIPEKNFEVIESSNPEHME from the coding sequence ATGACCCGTCGGCGAAAAATTTATGAAGGTAAGGCAAAAATTCTTTACGAAGGACCTGAACCTGGAACAATTGTTCAATATTTTAAAGATGATGCAACGGCTGGTAACGGTGCAAAAAAGGGTACAATCACGGGGAAGGGTGTATTGAATAATCGCATAAGCGAATATTTGATGTTGCAGCTTGCTGAAATTAATATACCTACCCATTTTATCCGTCGTTTGAATATGCGGGAACAACTGGTAAAATCTGTTGAGATCATTCCTTTGGAAATTGTGGTCAGAAATGTTGCGGCGGGTAGTATTGTCAAACGTCTGGGATTGGATGAGGGGAAAAAACTTCCCCGTCCCATTGTCGAATATTATTTGAAAAATGATGAACTGAATGACCCACTGGTTCTGGAAGATCATATTACAACATTCAATTGGGCGACCTTGCAGGAAATGGATGAAATCGTAAGTTATACTTTACGTATCAATGATTTTCTCAGAGGATTGTTCGCGGGTATCGGAATCAAGCTGATCGATTTCAAGCTTGAATATGGACGTTTATGGAAAGATGATGAATTTCATATCGTTTTGGCAGATGAAATCTCACCTGATAATTGTCGTTTTTGGGATATGGCAAGTGGTGAAAAACTTGACAAGGATCGCTTCCGTCGTGATCTTGGTAAAGTGGAAGAAGCCTATCAGGAAATCGCCAAGCGATTGAAAATTATTCCTGAAAAAAATTTTGAGGTTATAGAAAGTAGCAATCCGGAGCATATGGAATGA
- the purB gene encoding adenylosuccinate lyase — MIPRYSRPEMTSIWDAENRYRIWFEIEALACEAMSNYGYIPADSAKKIRQNGDHAMATFNKEDVQAIDAIEVKVRHDVIAFLTWLAGKIGEDSRFVHLGMTSSDVLDTCLSVQLTQAADLLIKDLDRVLEALKKQAYDHKYTMTIGRSHGIHAEPLTFGLKLAGYYAEFKRNKERLTVARKEIAICAISGAVGTYAHIDPRIEAYVAEHLGLQKELVSTQVIPRDRHAAFFSTLAIIASSIERLAIEIRHLQRSEVREAEEYFHPDQKGSSAMPHKRNPVLSENLTGLARIVRSHVIPALENVALWHERDISHSSVERMICPDGTVTLDFALNRLAGVMEKLVVYPDQMKANLESLGGVVHSGEVLLVLAKAGLSREAAYRIVQRCAMATWTKLNTADGKTFRENLENDPEIMGKISPEVLDKAMDGSMHTKNLDYIYANVFGETGPVPE, encoded by the coding sequence ATGATTCCACGTTATAGCCGTCCTGAAATGACTTCTATATGGGATGCTGAGAATCGTTATCGTATTTGGTTTGAAATTGAAGCTTTGGCTTGTGAAGCAATGTCGAATTATGGGTATATCCCGGCGGATTCAGCAAAAAAAATTCGACAGAATGGGGATCACGCAATGGCCACATTCAATAAAGAGGATGTCCAGGCTATTGATGCAATCGAAGTCAAGGTTCGTCATGATGTTATCGCTTTTTTAACATGGTTGGCAGGAAAAATAGGGGAGGATAGTCGTTTTGTTCACTTGGGAATGACATCTTCTGATGTGTTGGATACATGTCTCTCTGTTCAGTTGACACAAGCTGCTGACCTTTTGATAAAAGATCTTGACCGAGTTCTTGAAGCTTTAAAGAAGCAGGCTTATGACCATAAATATACCATGACCATTGGTCGAAGTCATGGGATACATGCCGAACCACTAACCTTTGGTTTGAAATTGGCTGGATATTATGCGGAGTTTAAACGGAACAAGGAACGTTTGACCGTTGCCCGTAAGGAAATTGCCATTTGCGCCATATCTGGTGCAGTTGGTACCTATGCGCATATTGATCCACGGATCGAGGCTTATGTCGCCGAACATTTGGGACTGCAAAAGGAACTCGTATCAACACAGGTTATTCCTCGAGATCGGCATGCTGCCTTTTTTTCAACCTTGGCTATTATTGCAAGTTCTATTGAACGTCTAGCAATCGAGATAAGACATTTGCAACGCTCTGAAGTGCGTGAGGCGGAAGAATATTTCCATCCTGATCAAAAAGGGTCTTCCGCAATGCCTCATAAACGCAATCCCGTTTTATCAGAAAATTTAACAGGATTGGCAAGAATTGTAAGATCACATGTTATACCAGCACTTGAAAATGTAGCATTGTGGCATGAAAGAGATATCAGTCATTCTTCAGTGGAAAGAATGATTTGTCCTGATGGAACCGTAACTCTTGATTTTGCCTTGAATAGATTGGCAGGAGTTATGGAAAAACTTGTTGTTTATCCTGACCAAATGAAGGCAAATCTTGAAAGTCTTGGAGGTGTTGTTCATTCTGGTGAGGTATTGCTGGTATTGGCCAAGGCAGGTTTATCACGAGAGGCGGCCTATCGTATCGTTCAACGGTGTGCCATGGCTACCTGGACAAAATTGAATACAGCAGATGGAAAAACATTCAGGGAAAATCTGGAAAATGATCCGGAAATCATGGGGAAAATCAGTCCTGAGGTTCTGGATAAAGCCATGGATGGCAGTATGCATACAAAAAATCTTGATTATATTTATGCGAATGTTTTTGGTGAAACCGGGCCTGTACCAGAATAA
- a CDS encoding YjbE family putative metal transport protein (Members of this highly hydrophobic protein family,regularly are found preceded by the yybP-ykoY manganese riboswitch (see RF00080). A metal cation transport function is proposed.) — MLDYILSIFIGLIRIILLDITLAADNAIAIGLAVNGLPENQKKKAIFWGLGAAAIIRIMFALVVQYLLKIPGLNLIGGFLLLWVCWEIVDGIRNSNHDKHNITPPIHNTLKKSIRSIIIADISMSLDNVLGVAGAAGNNLWLMAGGIFLSVTLMGMAASYIAKLLNRYKWLAWIGALVILSVAIELIYKGGVQLYNLLG, encoded by the coding sequence ATGCTTGATTATATCCTTTCCATTTTTATCGGTCTTATTCGGATAATCCTGCTTGATATAACGCTTGCAGCAGATAATGCCATCGCAATCGGTCTGGCTGTGAATGGATTGCCCGAAAACCAGAAAAAGAAAGCAATATTCTGGGGATTGGGAGCGGCCGCAATTATCCGGATAATGTTTGCTCTTGTTGTACAGTATCTCCTAAAGATCCCCGGACTGAATTTGATCGGTGGTTTTCTTCTTTTATGGGTCTGCTGGGAAATAGTTGATGGAATAAGAAATTCCAATCATGATAAACACAATATCACCCCACCGATTCATAATACTTTAAAAAAATCCATAAGAAGTATAATTATTGCAGATATTTCAATGAGTCTCGATAATGTTTTAGGTGTTGCAGGTGCTGCAGGAAACAATTTATGGTTAATGGCGGGAGGAATTTTCCTGTCCGTTACTTTGATGGGAATGGCAGCTTCCTATATCGCAAAATTATTGAACCGTTATAAATGGCTTGCATGGATCGGTGCATTGGTTATTTTAAGTGTTGCTATCGAACTTATCTATAAAGGTGGTGTGCAGCTATACAATCTATTGGGTTAA
- a CDS encoding lytic transglycosylase domain-containing protein: MSFLINNKNKIPFISILTFISLSSIGCSQSHSVQTRSSHVSPSQKLAVSLSHETGKNLKINDKLNLYLQLLQTNDFSATTYADFITNNPTWPNQNVLLDLMQKQLLNETDKNAVSNICKTQPIKKASALKFCAQQTDVKPELIQKARSAWIFSINLPADEQDILSAYKQYFTKQDNWNRFDRLENAGLTLAASRQVKYLTSEQSNLALARLAFRKKQQDAENYLSKLSKSDLNDTSLIYNRLRWLRLQNRQEEALKYWRFTGLNEELKSNQKRFWLERNNLIRDFLKNNNIKQAASLITDASCNPSSCQQDEIFLGGWIQLRKLNNALKSIDYFKKLIQSNNISIKSRGYYWLGRAYQANNNNDEANQAWRAASKYPVTFYGQLSIAQLHHLNVQNLLLNPNSLQKILQTYLTNIKEASSSNSQYIFFIKNELIQAAQILVEQGDYNHARPFLAAYNKLHFDIANQIINANYANQIHLPDNAVTISRQAAAKGYIFLKNGWPRPYESLANEGLPSGLSLAIMRQESSFNPVIVSRAHAYGLMQLLPSTARELCHQKKIPLNMGNPSNLIVADNNIRLGTAYLAKLMERFDNNLIFTIASYNAGPNRVKNWLNSSENNSVQTYTDMIDWIEMIPYTETRNYVQHVMENLMIYQTNINK; encoded by the coding sequence ATGAGTTTTTTGATTAATAACAAAAATAAAATACCTTTCATTTCAATTTTAACTTTTATATCCTTATCATCTATTGGCTGCAGCCAGAGTCATTCAGTGCAAACAAGATCCAGTCATGTCTCTCCTTCACAAAAACTGGCCGTTTCTTTATCTCACGAAACCGGCAAAAATCTCAAAATAAACGATAAGCTCAATCTATACTTACAATTACTTCAGACAAATGACTTTTCAGCAACAACCTATGCTGATTTCATAACCAACAATCCGACATGGCCCAATCAAAATGTTCTCTTAGACCTTATGCAAAAGCAACTTTTGAATGAGACAGATAAAAATGCCGTTTCAAACATTTGTAAAACCCAACCCATAAAAAAGGCATCTGCTCTTAAATTTTGTGCACAACAAACTGATGTGAAACCTGAATTAATTCAAAAAGCTCGATCAGCATGGATATTCTCCATCAATTTACCTGCTGATGAACAAGATATTTTATCTGCTTATAAACAATATTTCACCAAACAAGACAATTGGAACCGATTTGATAGGCTGGAAAACGCGGGTTTAACACTTGCAGCGTCCCGTCAGGTTAAGTATCTTACCTCCGAACAAAGCAATTTGGCTTTGGCACGTCTTGCGTTTAGAAAAAAACAACAAGATGCGGAAAATTATCTAAGTAAACTTTCAAAATCCGATTTAAATGATACAAGTCTAATATACAATCGCCTAAGATGGTTACGTTTACAGAATCGCCAAGAAGAAGCCTTGAAATATTGGCGGTTTACAGGATTAAATGAAGAATTGAAATCAAACCAAAAACGTTTTTGGTTAGAGCGAAACAATCTTATTCGTGATTTTTTGAAAAATAATAATATTAAACAGGCGGCTTCATTAATTACGGATGCCAGTTGCAATCCATCCTCATGTCAACAAGATGAAATATTCTTGGGGGGGTGGATACAATTAAGAAAACTGAATAATGCTTTAAAATCAATAGATTATTTTAAAAAATTAATTCAATCCAATAACATATCAATTAAGTCTCGTGGATATTATTGGCTTGGACGTGCCTATCAAGCAAATAATAATAACGATGAGGCAAATCAGGCATGGAGGGCGGCTTCTAAATATCCGGTTACATTTTATGGACAGCTTTCCATTGCTCAACTACACCATTTGAATGTTCAGAATTTACTATTAAATCCAAATTCCCTACAAAAAATTCTTCAAACATATCTTACCAATATCAAGGAAGCTTCCTCTTCCAATTCTCAATATATTTTTTTTATAAAAAATGAGTTAATACAAGCGGCTCAAATTTTGGTTGAACAGGGTGATTATAATCATGCCCGTCCTTTTTTAGCAGCCTATAACAAATTACATTTTGATATTGCAAATCAGATCATTAATGCAAATTATGCCAATCAGATACATTTACCGGACAATGCTGTAACCATATCTCGTCAAGCTGCAGCAAAGGGTTATATATTTTTGAAAAATGGATGGCCAAGACCTTATGAATCACTTGCAAACGAAGGATTGCCTTCGGGTTTATCCTTGGCAATTATGCGCCAAGAAAGTAGCTTTAATCCAGTTATTGTTAGTCGTGCCCATGCATATGGTCTTATGCAGCTTCTTCCCTCAACCGCCCGTGAATTGTGTCATCAGAAAAAAATACCCCTCAATATGGGTAACCCTAGCAATCTTATTGTTGCTGATAACAATATTCGTTTGGGTACCGCCTATCTAGCAAAACTGATGGAAAGATTTGATAATAATCTCATTTTCACAATCGCGAGTTATAACGCTGGACCCAACCGTGTGAAAAACTGGTTAAATTCATCAGAAAATAATTCAGTACAAACTTATACTGATATGATAGATTGGATTGAAATGATTCCATATACCGAAACAAGAAATTATGTTCAGCATGTAATGGAAAATCTAATGATTTACCAAACCAATATAAATAAATAG
- a CDS encoding CinA family protein, whose amino-acid sequence MNMTLLKNKCDKLCQDIALLSQKFPLKIVTAESCTAGLICSSLTNLAGSSHYIEGGLITYSNEMKKNILDVSENSLNQFGAVSEQVAKEMVQGALKKTPNANCAVSVTGIAGPDGGSFSKPIGLVWIAFKQSGHQPVVKKNNFYGNRNEIRLQATINALVLIKKHFTWV is encoded by the coding sequence ATGAATATGACATTATTGAAAAATAAATGTGATAAGCTTTGTCAGGATATCGCTTTGCTATCACAAAAATTTCCTTTAAAAATTGTCACAGCTGAAAGTTGTACAGCTGGCCTGATTTGTTCTAGTCTCACCAATTTAGCGGGTTCTTCGCACTATATTGAGGGTGGACTGATCACATACTCCAATGAAATGAAAAAAAATATTCTGGACGTTTCAGAAAACAGCCTAAACCAATTTGGTGCAGTCAGCGAACAAGTTGCCAAAGAAATGGTACAGGGGGCACTAAAAAAAACACCCAATGCCAATTGTGCTGTTTCAGTAACGGGTATTGCGGGACCAGATGGTGGTTCTTTTAGTAAACCTATAGGATTGGTCTGGATAGCGTTTAAACAATCAGGTCATCAGCCTGTTGTGAAAAAAAACAATTTTTACGGTAATCGAAATGAAATTCGATTACAGGCCACCATAAACGCTTTGGTATTAATTAAAAAACATTTTACTTGGGTATAG
- a CDS encoding type II toxin-antitoxin system RatA family toxin codes for MPTHTEQRLINHTPEQMFDLVAAVDLYPEFLPWCNGAYIRYKDSELLLADLKVGFGPFTEVFGSRVELYRPDKIEVTYDRGPLKYLSNHWVFLPDEKGCTIDFFVDFEFKSKLMQKAMGLIFHEAVQKMVSAFIKRADDIYATA; via the coding sequence ATGCCTACGCATACCGAACAACGTTTAATTAACCATACACCCGAACAAATGTTTGATCTGGTTGCCGCGGTTGATTTATACCCAGAATTTTTGCCTTGGTGTAACGGAGCGTATATTCGATATAAGGATAGTGAACTTTTACTCGCTGATTTAAAAGTCGGTTTTGGACCTTTTACCGAGGTTTTTGGTAGTCGTGTTGAGTTATATCGTCCTGATAAGATTGAAGTGACCTATGATCGGGGTCCCTTGAAATATTTAAGTAATCATTGGGTTTTCCTACCCGATGAAAAAGGATGCACAATTGATTTTTTTGTCGATTTCGAGTTCAAGTCAAAGCTAATGCAAAAAGCTATGGGGTTGATCTTTCATGAAGCGGTCCAAAAAATGGTTTCCGCTTTTATCAAGCGCGCCGATGATATCTATGCAACAGCATAA
- the lipA gene encoding lipoyl synthase: MTVKRIVVRHQTVLSGENIAKLPKPAWIKTRIKHSSSFNETDTLLQNYKLNTVCAEAACPNIGECWSEGHATVMILGSICTRACKFCNVATGKPDPIDHDEPSKIADMVQKLKLRHVVITSVDRDDLKDGGASHFANVIKAIRNISSTVTIEVLTPDFLRKDGAMAVISAAKPDVFNHNMETVPRLYPSIRPGARYFQSMRILHEAKILNPSIFTKSGLMLGLGETKEEIIQVMDDLRCAEVDFLTLGQYLQPSYKHAPVVEYVHPDEFKELEKLAKSKGFLMVSASPLTRSSYHADADFTVLKRKRYALH; this comes from the coding sequence ATGACTGTAAAACGTATTGTAGTTCGTCATCAGACAGTTTTATCTGGTGAGAATATTGCGAAACTTCCTAAACCGGCGTGGATTAAAACAAGGATTAAACACAGTTCCAGTTTTAATGAAACGGATACCTTGCTTCAGAATTATAAACTAAATACCGTTTGTGCAGAGGCTGCTTGTCCAAATATTGGTGAATGCTGGTCAGAGGGTCACGCAACAGTAATGATTTTGGGAAGCATTTGCACAAGAGCATGTAAGTTCTGTAATGTTGCAACGGGAAAACCTGATCCAATTGATCATGATGAACCATCAAAAATTGCTGATATGGTTCAAAAATTAAAGTTGCGTCATGTTGTAATTACTTCTGTTGATCGTGATGATTTAAAAGATGGTGGGGCCTCCCATTTTGCAAATGTTATCAAGGCTATAAGAAATATTTCTTCAACTGTTACAATTGAGGTGCTGACACCTGATTTTCTTAGAAAAGATGGGGCGATGGCTGTTATCAGCGCAGCCAAACCCGATGTTTTCAACCATAATATGGAAACAGTTCCACGTTTATATCCATCCATTCGTCCAGGCGCCCGTTATTTTCAATCAATGAGAATTTTGCATGAGGCAAAAATACTGAATCCGTCCATATTCACAAAATCGGGGTTAATGCTTGGTCTGGGAGAAACAAAGGAAGAAATCATTCAGGTTATGGATGATTTAAGATGTGCTGAGGTAGATTTTTTAACGTTGGGTCAATATTTACAACCGTCTTACAAACATGCACCTGTTGTGGAATATGTTCATCCTGATGAATTTAAAGAATTGGAAAAATTGGCTAAATCAAAAGGTTTCTTGATGGTAAGCGCTTCTCCTTTAACACGTTCATCCTATCATGCCGATGCAGATTTTACGGTGTTGAAACGTAAACGGTATGCATTGCATTAA